The following nucleotide sequence is from Bacteroidota bacterium.
TCGACTTTACCAATCCGCCACACGTTAATTTTTATTACCCTCTGATACAGCACTACAGCCAACCCGAAAATAGCGTGCTAATAACTGCCCGTGAATTTGTCGAAACGGTGAAACTGGCAGAAGTCAAAGGCTTACATCCAAAAGTATTAGGAAAACATGGGGGCAAAAACAGGGTTTCAAAACTTTACAGTTTGCTTTCACGCGAAATGCTATTGCTCAACCAGATATCTGACTTCGATGTCAGTCTTTCTTCGAATTACGAAGCCCCGCTGGCTAGTTGGTTGAAGCGGAAAATGTCGCTGGTTTTCGATGACAACGACATCTCGCCCAATTGGCTTTACAGCAAATTTGCAAGCTTTGTGATCTCTCCTGAATTTATCGACCGCGAAGCCATGTACAGGATGGGTATTAAAAAAGAGCAATTGATTACCTATCCGGGCTTCAAGGAAAACATTTATGCAGCTGGCTATGAGCCTGATCCTTCTTTCCTCGATAATTTACCTTTTAAAGAGTTTGTGACCGTAAGGCCAGAAAATCTACAGGCATCTTATGTTCCCGATGGTGCGGTGAGCATTGTTCCGGAGTTAATCGATAAGCTGGTAAAGTCGGGGTTTAATGTACTATACCTACCCCGCTATGCTGCCGATAAGGCATATTATAATGAGAACAAGCAGGTTTTTATTCCCCCGGCCCCCCTTAATGGCCTGGATGTATGCTATTATTCCAATGCAGTGCTAACCGGGGCGGGTACCTTTTCGCGCGAAGCGGCTGTCATGGGCACACCTTCGGTTTCATTTTTCTCGGGTAAAACGTTTCTTGGTGTCGACAAGCAGATGT
It contains:
- a CDS encoding DUF354 domain-containing protein — encoded protein: MKLWFDFTNPPHVNFYYPLIQHYSQPENSVLITAREFVETVKLAEVKGLHPKVLGKHGGKNRVSKLYSLLSREMLLLNQISDFDVSLSSNYEAPLASWLKRKMSLVFDDNDISPNWLYSKFASFVISPEFIDREAMYRMGIKKEQLITYPGFKENIYAAGYEPDPSFLDNLPFKEFVTVRPENLQASYVPDGAVSIVPELIDKLVKSGFNVLYLPRYAADKAYYNENKQVFIPPAPLNGLDVCYYSNAVLTGAGTFSREAAVMGTPSVSFFSGKTFLGVDKQMFSEKMVLHSRDSDEIVRFVRTSSKKGFDQQKSLAVQQELFGVVDTLLSKI